The proteins below come from a single Drosophila miranda strain MSH22 chromosome Y unlocalized genomic scaffold, D.miranda_PacBio2.1 Contig_Y1_pilon, whole genome shotgun sequence genomic window:
- the LOC117191088 gene encoding uncharacterized protein LOC117191088: MVADLLDLRRLLMSPVSAFQHLDPPQPRRLPWRRLGIPCVIVLGPFGNGPCVRLLPEVLDQFHVLAQRRHHLCYGPHQLHKAATDLLLQRLTQGICHAASPRLLCLRYGDIYSRENLGGQCVGLAWQIPAVVSTPLSALCVTALHLSLEVTWWRSPAGHFLFRPQVNNRLNTTYNANSLIFSTKTLNTAKQ; this comes from the exons ATGGTGGCAGATCTGTTGGACCTCCGCCGTCTCCTGATGTCTCCCGTCTCTGCCTTCCAGCACCTGGATCCACCTCAACCTCGCCGGCTTCCTTGGAGGCGACTGGGAATTCCATGCGTCATCGTCCTTGGACCTTTTGGGAATGGTCCCTGTGTTCGGCTTCTGCCTGAG GTCTTGGATCAATTCCACGTTCTGGCGCAGAGGCGCCATCACCTCTGTTATGGCCCCCATCAGCTCCATAAAGCCGCGACGGATCTCCTCCTGCAGCGTCTTACTCAGGGTATCTGCCATGCTGCCTCTCCACGTCTCCTGTGCTTGCGCTATGGCGACATTTACTCCAGAGAGAATCTCGGAGGGCAGTGCGTTGGATTGGCCTGGCAAATTCCAGCTGTCGTCTCTACGCCCCTCAGCGCCCTGTGTGTCACCGCCTTGCATCTGTCCTTGGAGGTTACCTGGTGGAGGAGTCCTGCGGGTCATTTTCTGTTTAGACCGCAAGTT AACAATCGCCTAAACACTACCTATAACGCTAACTCACTGATCTTCAGCACAAAAACACTTAATACGGCAAAACAATAA